A part of Aquibium oceanicum genomic DNA contains:
- a CDS encoding GFA family protein translates to MLEGSCHCGRLRWSFGGQPDGATACNCTICRRYGTLWIYGYEGEEITTSGDSRAYSRGKDRGLSFHFCPDCGCVAWWRGNRLEKDGRRRMAVNVRLAEPDTVAAIPIDHFDGLVSFEDLPRDGRCVGDYWS, encoded by the coding sequence ATGCTTGAAGGTTCGTGCCATTGCGGCCGTCTCCGCTGGAGCTTCGGCGGCCAGCCCGACGGAGCTACTGCCTGCAACTGCACGATCTGCCGGCGATATGGCACGCTGTGGATCTACGGTTACGAAGGCGAGGAAATCACCACATCCGGCGACTCGCGTGCCTATTCGCGCGGCAAAGACAGGGGCCTGAGCTTCCATTTCTGCCCGGACTGCGGCTGCGTCGCCTGGTGGCGCGGAAACAGGTTGGAGAAAGATGGCAGGCGGCGCATGGCCGTCAACGTACGCCTGGCCGAGCCCGATACCGTTGCCGCCATTCCGATCGATCATTTCGACGGGCTCGTCAGCTTCGAAGACCTGCCTCGCGACGGTCGCTGCGTGGGAGACTACTGGTCCTGA